A genomic region of Alistipes megaguti contains the following coding sequences:
- the recR gene encoding recombination mediator RecR, whose amino-acid sequence MSQLLQNVVGELSKLPGVGRRTALRLAIHLLRMDREEVAQMTESIDRFRNEIRYCARCNNLSDEEICPICADAERDHTTICVVEQVADVLSIENTRQYRGLYHVLGGLISPMQGISPSDLKIDLLCDRIAAGGVEEVILAISTSVEGETTLFYLMNRLRQFAGLKITSIARGIGFGDELEYVDELTITHALRNRREIE is encoded by the coding sequence ATGTCGCAGCTCCTGCAGAATGTGGTCGGGGAGTTGTCGAAACTCCCGGGCGTGGGTAGGCGGACGGCCCTGCGGCTGGCGATCCACCTCTTGCGGATGGACCGCGAGGAGGTGGCCCAGATGACGGAGAGCATCGACCGCTTCCGCAACGAGATCCGCTACTGCGCACGGTGCAACAACCTCTCGGACGAGGAGATCTGTCCGATCTGTGCCGATGCCGAGCGTGACCATACGACGATCTGCGTCGTCGAACAGGTGGCTGATGTCCTCTCGATCGAGAATACGCGCCAGTACCGCGGGCTTTACCACGTGCTGGGCGGTCTGATCTCGCCGATGCAGGGCATTTCGCCTTCGGACCTGAAGATCGACCTGCTTTGCGACCGGATTGCGGCGGGAGGTGTCGAGGAGGTGATCCTGGCCATCTCGACCTCGGTCGAGGGTGAAACGACGCTCTTCTACCTGATGAACCGCCTGCGGCAGTTCGCGGGGCTGAAGATCACCTCCATAGCGCGGGGAATCGGATTCGGCGACGAACTGGAGTATGTCGACGAACTGACCATCACCCACGCTCTGCGCAACCGCCGCGAAATCGAATAG
- a CDS encoding tetratricopeptide repeat protein, whose protein sequence is MKRLFLILLLAWGAGEVLAQGADPEMTADTAEEADSVAYPTDGTPVPVGKATPDALWDRANTAYLNGDYHAATSIYEEILSRGLSSMKLYYNLGNSCFKEGRLGEAILYYNRALRLAPGNDDIRYNLRVAESRTKDSIEEIPEFFLTGWLRTLRHAMSCTAWSIFSLVALAAALGLFLLYLLARRLSLRKAGFYGTMIAVLLCIATTWCAAGERREMLDDTQAVVMSLSTAVKSSPDKSATDLFVLHEGTRVEITNRLEGWCEITIADGKKGWLESKNIETI, encoded by the coding sequence GGGGTGCCGGCGAGGTGCTTGCTCAGGGGGCCGATCCGGAGATGACGGCCGATACGGCGGAGGAGGCGGACAGCGTGGCGTATCCGACGGACGGAACGCCGGTGCCGGTCGGCAAGGCGACTCCCGACGCGTTGTGGGATCGGGCCAACACGGCCTATCTCAACGGTGATTACCACGCCGCGACCTCGATTTACGAAGAGATCCTCTCCCGCGGCCTGAGCTCGATGAAACTCTACTACAACCTGGGCAACTCCTGCTTCAAGGAGGGACGCCTGGGCGAGGCGATCCTCTACTACAACCGGGCGTTGCGCCTGGCGCCGGGCAACGACGACATCCGCTATAACCTGCGGGTGGCCGAGTCCCGGACGAAGGACAGCATTGAGGAGATTCCGGAGTTCTTCCTCACGGGATGGTTGCGCACGCTGCGCCATGCGATGAGTTGTACGGCCTGGAGCATCTTCTCGTTGGTGGCTCTGGCTGCGGCGCTGGGACTCTTCCTGCTCTATCTGCTGGCCCGCCGGTTGTCGCTGCGCAAGGCGGGGTTCTACGGAACGATGATTGCCGTGCTGCTCTGCATCGCGACGACGTGGTGTGCCGCGGGCGAGCGTCGCGAGATGCTCGACGATACGCAGGCCGTGGTGATGTCGCTTTCGACGGCCGTGAAGAGTTCGCCCGACAAGTCGGCCACGGACCTCTTCGTGCTGCACGAAGGGACGCGGGTCGAGATCACCAACCGCCTCGAGGGGTGGTGTGAGATCACCATCGCCGACGGCAAGAAGGGGTGGCTCGAGTCGAAAAACATCGAAACGATTTAG